TGAAGCCGTTCGGTCAATGCCAAATAACTTGGCCGAAAGTCGTGCCCCCATTGAGAAATACAGTGGGCTTCGTCGACCGCTACCAAATCAATCGGCAGGTTGGCCAAGCGGTTAAACGCCCCGGAATCCAAGCGTTCAGGAGAAACATACAGCAGCTTAACCTCACCGTCTCGAGCCTGCTGAAAGCGCTCGTCGATTTCGTCAAAATCCAGGCTACTGTTAATAAACGTTGCCGGAATGCCCGTTTCGTTCAGCGCGTCTACTTGGTCTTTCATCAAGGCAATCAGTGGCGAAACCACGAGGGTCAGGCCATCTTCTAACATTGCCGGAATCTGATAACACAGCGATTTCCCGCCGCCGGTCGGCATGATGGTCAAGACGTTTTGATGGGCCAAAATGTCGTTAATGACGGTCTGCTGTCCAGGGCGAAAGCTGTCATAGCCAAATTTAGTTTTTAATAGTTTTTCGGGCGTCAACCTGTTCAGTCCTCTTTTCGAATTAGTCACATACTATAGTATACGAAAAAATCAGCCCCATGTCTTCAACCATCCGGGGATCGAAGTTAACAACCGGCGACAAAATCCATGAGAGAAGCGTTTGCTTATGCTATTCTAAAAAAGGAATACTAATAGAAATGGGTGATGATTATGCAGCAAATTTCCACAAAAACTTTAAATATGAATGTCCAAAAAGATTTGAATTTTACCTGGTCAACGCAAGCAATCCTTTTCTGTGCCATCATCATTGCCTGTATCGGCCTCAACGTTGATTCCGCGCCCGTCGTCATCGGAGCGATGCTGATCTCGCCATTAATGGCGCCAATTGTCGGGATCGGCTACGGCTTGGGAAATAGCAATCCAAAGCTATTATCAAAAGCGGCGAGACTCTTTTTGATCCAGGTAACCATCGGGATCATCGGTGCAACCATTTACTTTTTCATTTTGCCATTAAATACCGCCAGTGCCCAACTGCTCGCCCGAACCGAACCCACTCTCTGGGACGTTTTAATTGCTTTTTTTGGCGGTTTTGCCGGCGTCATCAGTTCTGCTAAAAAAGATGGTGGCAACGTCGTCCCCGGGGTTGCCATTGCCACGGCCTTAATGCCGCCGCTATGTACGGTTGGGTATGGGATTAGTCATCTCAACGCTTCATTTATTTTGGGAGCGGGCTACTTATTTTTGATTAACGCCTTTTTCATCGCCCTGGCAACGGCAGCCGGGACCATCTTTTTCCGCATCCGTAGCGGTGAACGGCTGAATGTATCATTGCGCCAACAAGTTCTGATCGTCATCATTTCGATTATCATTGTCATTCCCAGCTCAATCTCAGCTTACACGATCGTCCACAATTCATTTGTCGACACGCAATTATCACAATTTATCAACGAGAAGCTCAGCAATCAATACATTGCCAAACAAAACGTTGACGGCAAAAATATTCAAATCTCGGTCATCGGCCAACGCTTGTCTGCCAGCCAAGTCGAGCAACTACAGCAGTCACTGAAGCAGTATCATCTCGGTGATTACCAGTTATCGTTGACACAGCTCACCAAAGGAAATTACATCACACCCAAAGAATTTCAAGATTATATGAAGCAATCAGACACTAATGACACAATTCAAACCAACACCAATTCAGCCGACAATGCCTCATTGACCAATGTCCAAAATGACATCGTCAAAAAATATCCCAAACAAATCAGCAATATTTTTGTTGGCCAAGTTCAAGACAAAGCCAATCACACGATTTCCCTGATTGCCATTCAGCTCTCGGATAACGGCAAAGGAAAAGCGACTGAGATTGAGAAGGCTGCCACAAAGACTGCCGCTAATAACAATGTTAATGCCGTCGTTCGCATGATGACTCCTTCCCAACAGGGTGATTAAAGTCACAATGTATGATTCTTTGATTATCAACTTGGCTTGTGCATAAAATAATAAGTTATCTTCCTTGTACGCGCATAAAATTCGTAGTATTCTTCGCGTATGGAAGGGCTTACACGAATTGATTAGAGACGGTCGAGTTATTTTCGAAAGGAGTTTTTGTTATGTCACGACAAATTACTGGTGCGGTGATCGAAGAATTAAATGCACCGTTCAAGTTGGAAACACTTGAAGTCGACGATCAGCCAAAAGCACATGAAGTATTGGTGCATATTGTTGCAAGTGGGATTTGTCACTCTGATGAAGCGGTTCGTAATGGGTCTGCCGGCGACTACGCATACCCTGGGGTTGTGGGTCATGAAGGTGCCGGAATTGTCGAAAAAGTTGGTTCGTCAGTTACCACCGTTAAAGAAGGCGACCACGTCATTCTCTCATACGATTACGATGGGACTTGTCGTCACTGCTTAACCGGTCACCCATCTTCATGTATTAACTGGGGGAAGCTGAATTTTGCGGGCGTTCGTCCCGATGGATCAGTCGCCTTTACCCGTGAAGATGGTTCACCAATTCATAATTTCTTTAACCAATCCTCATTTACCACCGAAACATTGGTTCAAGAACGAAACATTACGGTGATCGATAAAGATATTGACTTACGTAAAGTGGGCCCTCTCGGCTGTGGCTTTGTAACCGGATCTGGGACCGTATTTAACGGCTTAAACCCTAAAGAAGGCACAACGATTGCGATTGTCGGAACCGGTGCTGTGGGTTCCGCTGCTTTGATGGCTGCCAAGATTAAGGGCTGCTCAAAGATCATCTGTGTCGATATCCACGATTCACGTTTGGAAATGGCTAAAGAACTTGGCGCTACCGATACAATCAACAGTCTGAACGAAGACTGGGTTGATAAAGTGCATGAAATCACCAATGGTGAAGGTGTTGACTTTGCAATTGATACCACTGGAATTTCAGCTATTATGCACCAAGCCATCACTGCTTTGGCATCCGGCGGTCATCTGGCTCCAATCGCCGTTACTGCCAAGACATTGGAATTCATGCCATGGAATGAAATCACTGCGCTGCAAAAACACGTTGACGGCGTGCTGATGGGCGATGCGATTCCACAAATCGGGATTCAGACTTTAATCGATTTCTGGCAGGCAGGCGAATTCCCATTTGATAAGCTGGAAAAATTCTACACCTTTGATCAAGTCAACGAAGCCAACCAAGCTTCAAATGACGGCTCGGTTATCAAACCGGTCATGGTGATTGACCAGGACTACGTACCGGGTGAATAAATTGATTTGTATTATTAACGACATTTTGACATCCAAATGAGAAAGGCGGTTCTCAACAGCTAACTAGCTGTGGGAATCGCCTTTATTGATTCATTTGATTTAATTTTTGAGCTTACGTTGGATAAATTTGCCAATTCCAACTAATCCATTGAGTAGGCTGACAACAATTAATATCGCTTTGGCCTACCAACCGTCACCGCCAGTCTGAGGTAGTCCTGGTAACTGGCGGGCAACTGTCCGCGGAAGGATTCGAAGTTGCCAGTCCATAGCCTTATTCAGTAACCGTTTCTTTGGCAAATCCCTTGATCTCAGCCTGCTGATGCTGATTAATATTGCCCATCTTCGGCATCAAGCCATGAAGGTACAAATGATCCTTGGCAACTTTGATGTGCTTTTGATCCAAAATCTTGGTCAATTGCTTGCCCACTGTGAATAGACTGCCAGATGTGCCAAACAAAAAGACCTCTTTGACCTGCTTTGGATCCAGATTGCGGGCAAATTGTTTCAAGCGTTCATCGACGTTCAGGTTATAAATTCCCCCACCTAAATACAGTCGGTCAACCGTTCCGGTCAGCGGTGTATCAATCGATTTCGCCTCGATCTTCAATTGATTGCCTAACATGTTCGCAAGTTTTTCAGTATTCCCCGTTCGTGAATAATATCTAATTGCATCCATATTGTGCATCTCCTCACATTTTCGATTATAGTTCTGTATCCGCTTTCTTTCAAATAAGAATCGCGTTCTATCCGCATTTATTCTCTAAAATGAAATAATTATAAAGTTCAATTTAAAGCGTTTACATTTGATTAAGGACGCACTATACTCGAGTAAGTGAGGAAAAAATATGAATCAAAAATTTTTAAGGGGGTTATTTATTTATGGTTGAAACAATTAGTGGTTCAGATGCTGTTCTTAAGGTGCTCGAACAATGGGGTGTTAAGAACATCTACGGCCTGCCAGGTGGCTCATTTGACTCGACCATGAATGCGATTCACAACCAAAAGAAACAGATTAATTATGTACAGGTTCGTCATGAAGAAGCTGGCGCAATCGCTGCTGCCGCAACTGCCAAGTTGACTGGCAAAGTCGGCGTTTGTTTCGGATCAGCTGGTCCAGGCGCTGTTCATCTGCTCAACGGCCTGTATGACGCAAAAAGTGACGGCGTTCCCGTTGTTGCTTTAGTTGCGCAAGTACCAACCGGCAGCATGAACATGGACTTCTTCCAAGCAATGGATGAAGAGCCGATTTTTGATGATGTTGCTGTTTGGAACCGCACTGCCATGACTGCAGATGCATTGCCGCGAATGACTGACGAAGCCATCCGTCAAGCCTACATGAAACACGGTGTTGCAGTCTTAACGATTCCAAAGGACCTTGGCTGGGCTCAAATTAACGATACGTATCAACCAAACGTCAAGTCGCATCAAACACCTGTCTATCCAAGCCCTCGTCCAGAAGACGTTGAAGAAGCCGTTAAATTAATTAAAGAAGCTAAATCACCAATGATTTACTTCGGGATTGGTGCCAAGGATGCTGCCGACGAATTGAAGGAAGCTTCCGAAAAATTCAAGATGCCATTGGTTTCATCATTCTTAGCCAAAGGAATTCTCCCAGACGACTATCCAGCCTATCTTGGATCAACCGGCCGGGTTGCGCCAAAGGCCGGTTCAGAGGCCGGATTCAGCACCGACTTGATTCTGTGGGTCGGCAACAACGTCCCATTCAGCATCTTCTTGTTCAACAAACACGCTAAAGTCATTCAAATTGATATTCAAAGTGAAAAACTCGGTGAGCGTCGGCACAACGATGTTTCAATGTTGGCCGATTCAAAAGTTGCCTTGGATGCCATTCTTGAAGCCGGCGAAACCCGTCAGCCTTCAGCATTCTATCAGGCTTGCCTTGCCGATAAAGAAAACTGGAACAGCTGGTTGGACAGCTTCAAAGATTCCGATCAAATGCCGGTCCGTCCAGAACCAATCTTCGATGTCTTGAATCAAACTGCCTCCAACAAAGCAGTCTTCGCTGTTGATGTCGGCAACGTTGACATCAACTTCGACCGGCTGATCAACATGCACGACGACCAGAAATGGGCAACCTCAGGCATTTACGCAACCATGGGCTTTGCCCTGCCAGCATCAATCGCTGCCAAGCTTGAGTATCCAGACCGTGACGTCTACAGCCTCAGCGGTGATGGCGGCTTTGCAATGCTGATGGAAGAAGTCATGACCCAAGTCAAATATGGCCTGCACATCGTCAACATCATCTTCACCAACGAAACGCTTGGCTTTATCGAAGCGGAGCAGACTGACGATACTCATCAGCCATTATCCGGTGTTGATTTGCCTGACACTAATTGGGCTGAAGTCACCAAGGGAATGGGCGCCGTCAGTTACACCGTTCACACCAAGGAAGATATGCAAAAAGCCCTCAAAGATGCTGAAAACACTGATAAACCAGTGGTCATTGACGTTAAATTAACCCACGAGATGCCATTGACAACTCAGCACATGTTCCTGGACACTTCATGGCAGGATAAGGACAAAGTTGCCGAATACGTCAAGAAGTACCAGGCACAAGATTTGAAACCATTGAGCTACTTCTTGAAAGAAGCCGAGAACCATCAGCTTCAAACCAACTGATAATCGTTGTGAAAGAAGATCAAAGGCCGGAAACAAGCGCTTTTGTTTCCGGCCTTTGCACTACATAGAAAAGTAGGTAGTAAGGAGTGCCAGCGATGAAAGTCGTTTACTTGAATCAACATTCTCAATCAAATATGTCCAGCTCCCCCACCCCAATTGTCTTGGCGCTAGGCTTTTTTGACGGCGTACACAAAGGTCACCAGAAAGTCATCGCAACTGCGCGAAAAATTGCCAGCCAAAAGGGTTATCAACTAGCGGTCATGACCTTCAATCGACATGCCTCCAGAGTGTTTAATCATAGTCAAACCGCCAGTTTCAGATATCTAACCACCCTGAAACAGAAAATTGAACTGGTGCGGGCCACCCACGCGGATATTCTGTACGTCATCGACTTCACCAAACAATTCGCGGCCTTATCACCAAAGCACTTTGTAGACCAATACGTGATTGGGTTAAATGCCAAAGTCGTTGTCGCCGGCTTTGACTACACATTTGGCCGTGGTGGGACAACGACCATCGATTCACTGGCCAAAATCAGTGGCGGTAAGGTCAAAACGGTCACCGTCAACGAATTGGCCAGTGACCAACTAAAAATCAGTTCGACGCGAATTCGCCATTTGGTCCGCGACGGCAATATTCAAGAGGCGACACGCTTACTGGGTCATCCCTACGAAACCACTGGGAAATTGATTCATGCCCAAACTAATGGGTTATCGATCGTTAATCCATCCAGCCGTTTGCAGCAGTTGCCGGAAAGCGGGCGGTATTTGTGTGAGGTTCGGGTGGCGGATTCTATCGCCAAGGTTCCTGTGAACGTTGTCCATTCCGGAAATGGTGATCAAAGCGTCATCTACTTAAACCGAAAACGATTTGATCACCTCCCCCACGTGAATTCCTTGCCAGTGTGGATTCGCTGGGTTAATTAATCAATTTCAAAAACATCCCCACAAAGTTGCCTTAAGCTCTGTGGGGATGCTTTTGCAAATCAACATCATTTTGAAAGACTTTAGAAGCAATCAGCTCCAAGCCGATAATTCCGGATGGTTATCAATTTTTTTGTTCAACAGGTCAATTTAGAGATATAATTAATTTGTTAACTATTCTTATAAAAGAATTATAGTTAAATCTAAAAGGAGAATAAATGATTAGAAAACATATCGCATTATTACTTGCAATTTTTTCGTTTAGTACTTCAGCTGCGTTTCTGCAGGATCAATCTGTACAAGCAGCCAAGTGGCATCACGGAACGCCCACTGCCTTACGCGGGCATTGGCGAACGAATGTCTTTTGGCAATACGGCTTCCGTAATTACAACACCATGGCAATTGGAAAGCATGAACTTATTTCAACAATTCACGCAATCGGTAGTACTGCTGATGTCAGTTTGCCGACAATTTGGTCACCAAAGTACATATATCTTGGTCATCACCTGTACAAATTCAAAGGAATGGGACCTGGCGGTTTCAAAACCCACTGTTGGATAAAATGGAAAAATCATCGCTTATTAACAGTGAAAACGCCAAAAAGTGGATTGCCAGAACATTACTACCGTTAATCTGCAGTGAAGAAAGGAAGAATTCCATTGAAATTTACTAAAATGATCCTTACGATGGTATTTGTCTGCCTATTTGCCATCGGTTATCAAACAAGTACAACCAGTGCTGCGACCTGGCATGCCGGAACACCAACTGCGCTACAGGGGAAATGGCAACAAAAGTCCAGTAATCACGACGGCAACCATGCTTACTACAATAAGGTTTCTATTACTAAGGAATCATTGGAAACGACGTATTTCGGTGGCATGCCCGATTTATTTACCCATATCAAATGGCACAAAGTAAGCCACAACACCTACGTGCTGCATGCTCGACGTTTTATCGATGGTTATCAACACAAGATCCACAGACTCACGATTAAACGCATTTCCCATAATCGGATGTACATGCATCTGGATGGACACACATATTTTTCAAGTAGGCATCATTTATTTAATCGGTATTAGCAATGAAAATATAGTTACGAAAGAGGAGTTACTCAGTGTCTTGAGCAACTCCTCTTGTTGTATTCATCAATATTCAAATCATCGTTTAACAGCCTACTTCAAATACGACAACGGCTTTTGAACTTCAACCTTCGTACCATCATACTTATCCTTAATATACTTCTGAATCGCTGGTTCATGATACAGCTTCACCAACTTTTGGTAATCCTTGTTATGCCGGTTCTTCTTGGCCGTCGCCAACACGTTAATGTTGCTTCTGGTGCTGACGTCAATTTTTTCATGGAAGATCGAGTCTTTCAACACGTTCAAATGGCCTTCGAGTGCAACTGTGTTTGAGATTAAGACGGCGTCCAAATTGTGGAGAACCCGCGGACCCGTGGTATCGTCAATTTCTTTGAATTTTAAATGCTTGGGATTTGAGGCAATATCACTGGTATTTCCCAAAGCACCAAAATTTTTGTCGAGCTTGATGAGGCCGGCACTTTGCAGCAACAGCAGCCCCCGAGCCGTGTTCGCCGGATTATTGGCAATCGCAATTGTGGCGCCGTCTGGCAGCTCATTCACCTTCTTATATTTATCAGAATAAATTCCGAGCGGTTCCAGATATGTCGTCCCCAAAGCGGCCAACTGGGCCTTTTGATGTTCCTGATTGTATGCCTGTAAGTACGAGTATGACTGAAAGGCGTTGACGTCGATGCTGCCTTGAGCGGTGGCATTGTTAAGCTGAACACCATCGGTAATTTGTTTGACCTTAATTTTGAGGCCCAATTTTTTAGCCTGCTTACTGTCAGCAATATGATTCCAAATATCATAATCTGACCCTTGTGATCCGACCGTAATCGTGGCGCTCTTAGAATTGGATGCGTTGCCAGTCAGGGTGTGAATGCCAAAGACAATCCCAACCAATACCACAATGCCAATTAACGTATAAATAATGCCTTTACTATTCTTCATGTGTTTTCTCCTCAAATAATCATTTTTTTATAAGTGAACTGTCTTTTTTGCCAGCCAGTCGCCAGCGAATTGGACAATAAAGACCATGATCAAAATGACTAACATTGCTGCCACGGTGACATCATTTTGATAACGGGCGTAACCGATACTGATGGCAACATCACCCAGACCGCCAGAACCAATCGCCCCAGCCATAGTCGTCAGGCCAATCAAACTAATGACGGTCACAATGGAGGCTCGAATCAGATCAGGCAATCCTTCGCGTAAATAGATTCGGAAGATGATTTCCAAGTTTCCCGAACCCATTGAACGCGCGGCTTCAATCACCTGCGGATCAATTTCCAGCAAGGCGTTTTGAACTTGGCGGGCATAGAAGGGGAAAATTCCCACAACTAACGGCACTAAAGCCGCCGTCGTTCCAACCGTGGTGTGTACGATAAAGTTGGTAATCGGAAACATCACCGCCAGCAAAATGATAAACGGAATCGATCGCAATAAATTGACCACTTTGTCAACCAGGCTGTACACATACCCGTCTTCAGCGATACCCCCTTCTTGGGTAATCACCAGCAAAATGCCGATCCCAAGGCCCAAAATTCCGGCAATCAGAGAAGACCAAAATGTCATATAAATGGTCTCCCAAATTGACTGAACAAATTGCGGCCAAATATGGGCCACATTAGGAAATATTTGTTTTAACATCTTTCTGCTCTCCTCTCTTAGCCGTTGCCAATAATTTAACGTTGACGCCGTGTTGATTCAAAAAATTAATTCCATCGGCCAGATGTTTGGATTGTCCCGACAAGACAATGATCAAATAACCAATTGACGTTGAACCGATCCGTTCAATGTTGGCAAATAAAATGTTTGCTTTCAGTTTATACAGTTCTGTCAGGTCAGAAATCAAAGATTCCTTTGTGGCTTGACCATGAAACTTGAGAAAGAGTAGCCGTTCATTGGCGGCCAAATTCTGCAAACTTTGATCGGCTTTGATCTGTGCCAACGCTTCGGTCACATTTGCGGAGGAGTCGACAAAAGTCTGGGTTAAAGCCTGCTTGGGATTCGAGAAGACAGATGCGACATCCCCGCGCTCAATAATCTTTCCTGCGTCCATGACCGCAACGTGTTGGCAAATTGATTTAATAACCTGCATCTCATGGGTGATCAAGACAACCGTCAGCCCCAAACTTTCATTCAACCGCTTCAACAATTTCAAAATATCATCGGTCGTCTTGGGATCCAACGCACTGGTAGCTTCATCGCTGACCAAAATGTTGGGATCATTTGCCAATGATCTGGCGATGGCGACTCTTTGCTTTTGACCTCCGGAAAGCTGCTCCGGATAAGCCTGGACATATTCACTTAGACCGACCAAATCAAGCAGTTTCTTGGCTTTCAAGCGTCGATCTGTTTTACTGATTCGTTGGCTCAACAATGGATACTCGACGTTGCCCAATACCGTTCTGGAATTTAATAAATTAAAGTGCTGAAAAATCATGCCAATCTTTTTCCTGGCTTTTCGCAGTTCCGGATTGGCAAGTTGATCTAACCGTTGGCCACCAACAAGGACGTTGCCACTCGTTGGTCGTTGAAGCAGATTAATCGTTCGCAACAAGGTACTTTTACCGGCACCGGAATATCCGATGATGCCATAGATATCCCCCTTTTGAATCTGTAAGTTAACCCGATCGACCGCCTGCAGCGACTTGCCGCCCGACTGAAAAGTCACACTAACATCCTGCAGATCAATGATGGTGTTTTGTAAATCCGCCATATTTCATCCCTACTTTCAAAAAATAAAAACGCCCCTGTACTAAAGTACAGAAGCGTTTAATCGCGATACCATTCTGAGTTCACTTCGTTAGTTGCCTAAGAAGTCTCTTCAACCATCTCAATTTGAAATGGCGTGTCTAATAACGAAGACGAACCCGTCTGCCATTTTCATTCTGTGATCATGACAGCCAATCATCGGCCATTTTCACCACCCAACAGCGATCGACTTCCACCCAATGTCGACTCTCTTGACGCTGTCAGATAACTACTCTCCGATTCATTTTGTTTAAATCTATTCAACATTCCAAACACTTTTCGCCGTCTTGATGACCAGGGCCAATTTATGCCACTGATCGTCTTCCGTTAAGCGATTGCCCTCTTCAGTTGAGGCGAACCCGCATTGAGGAGAGATACAGAGATTGTCCAGTGGAACGTACTGGCTGGCATCCCTAATTCTGGCTTTGAGAAAGTCCTCTTTTTCCAGTTGAGGGCGCTTGCTGGTCACAATTCCGATCACAATTCGTTGATCCCGACGGTTATCAGCAATCTTCTTGAGGGGTTCAAAGCCACCTGAACGCTCATCGTCGTACTCCAGGAAATAGCCATCAATGTGGAGCTGAGCCAGGTAATCTGCGACTGGATCATAAGCGCCGGCCCCAGCCCATGTTGAGTCGTAGTTGCCCTTGCAGACATGCATGGTAATCGTCAGATCATCCGGCTTGTTATCGACAATCGCGTTAATCGCTTTCACAGCCGCTTTGGCCAATGGCACCAGTTCCGGTCGCAAAGTCTGCTTGGAAAAGCTGGCCCACATCCCCCACGAAGTATCATCAAGCTGCAGATAGCGGCAACCAAGGTCATAGAAATGTTGGACGGTCTGCTGATAAGCTTTGATTTCATCATCCAAGAAGGTGTCAAAGTCCCCATCGTAATAGTTGTCGAATACCTCCGCATCCTTGTTTGGGAAGAACACGGATGGACTGGGAATCGTCTGCTTAGCTGTAATGCCAGCTGGAACAATGCTGTTAAGGTATTTGAAGCCAGCAAAGAACGGGTGATCCGGGTTGTAGGCAATCTTGCCGGTAAATCGAATGCCGCCCTTTCGCGTTTCCTCGCCATGAAAATTGTAGCCGTGCTCAGGTTCAAAGAACTCAGCGCCATTGAATCCGGCGAAGAAATCAAGATGCCACCAGCTCCGGCGAAACTCACCGTCAGTCACATCCTTGAGTCCAAGGGCAACCTGCTTGTCCACAATTCGACGAATCTCTTGATTTTCAACCTGGGTTAAATCCGCTTGGGTAATTTTTTGGGCATGGTAATCTGCTCGTGCTTGCTTGAGTTTTGCCGGTCGTAATAAACTCCCGACTTCATCATATCGATATGGAAATTTTAATTTTGCTGCAACTGTCATTTTGACCACTCCTTATTTTTTCGAATAAAAAAGTCCTCATACAGAATAACTCTGTACAAGGACGATATTAATCGTGTTACCACCTTAATTTTCACACAGCTCACACCATGTGACTCACTTGGTACTCAACCAACTTGAATACCGCAACGCGATAAGGTGCGTTCGCCATGTCATCTTGCTGGTGCTCGACGACATTGTGCTCAAAGACCATCTTCACCGATTTTTCGCCATCCACTTTCACCAAATGTGGACTCTCTAAAGACGCTTCCACGACTACTCATCTTTTCACTGCTTTTGTTTATCAATTTAACTAATGAGTTTAAGCTAAATTATGAGAAAGTCAAGGGCGTATTTTAATCTGAATGGTTTTGAAATTAGAACAATACCTGTTAAAACGCTATTTATCGCGATTAAAGTGTACGATATTCTAATGAAATTTTCAAGATTCACGGAAGATTACCAAACTTTCTCATCACTTCAGATTGCATCCCTGAAATAAATCATCTATGATTCAAACTATATCTGTGACACTCATTTAACAAATCCACCAACATCAAGGAGAAATCATGCAACCAACTCAACTAGCCGTCAACTTAATCAAACAAATGCCGGAACTTCCCACCGGCTGCGAAATTACCGCAGTCACAATGATGCTCCAATACGCCGGCCAACCTGTCGACAAAGTGACCCTGGCTCACGAAATGCCCTACGATGCCAGCGATTGGAATAAGGGCTTCGTCGGTGACCCATTTACCGAGAACGGTGACAGCATTTATCCACCGGCACTAGTCGGTCTGGTCACCAAATACGCCGGTCATGCGGTGGATCTCAGCGGCAAATCAATCACCCAATTAAAACAATTCCTGGTCGAAAAGCAACACCCAATCGTTGTCTGGGTCGGCCAATTCGATGGCTTTGCCACTCATGCGCTGGTGATGACCGGCTTTGACGACCAACAGGTTTATTACACTGACTGCTGGACTGGTGAGCGGACTTTCATGCCGACAGAAGATTTTGAGCAAATCCGCTCAAAGAAAATGAAGCTGGCAATTAGTTATTAGAAGTCTTCGCAAGCCTTCCCTGAACGAATACCTGCTTCACGTCCGCCTCTGAAGCGTGGTACATGATTTTTTCAAAAATTTGATCCATGCTTTCATCTTCGAAAGACTTCAACGGTGACTTGACCACTTGCAAGTCAGCCAAATAG
Above is a genomic segment from Lentilactobacillus buchneri containing:
- a CDS encoding C39 family peptidase, coding for MQPTQLAVNLIKQMPELPTGCEITAVTMMLQYAGQPVDKVTLAHEMPYDASDWNKGFVGDPFTENGDSIYPPALVGLVTKYAGHAVDLSGKSITQLKQFLVEKQHPIVVWVGQFDGFATHALVMTGFDDQQVYYTDCWTGERTFMPTEDFEQIRSKKMKLAISY
- a CDS encoding methionine ABC transporter ATP-binding protein, with the translated sequence MADLQNTIIDLQDVSVTFQSGGKSLQAVDRVNLQIQKGDIYGIIGYSGAGKSTLLRTINLLQRPTSGNVLVGGQRLDQLANPELRKARKKIGMIFQHFNLLNSRTVLGNVEYPLLSQRISKTDRRLKAKKLLDLVGLSEYVQAYPEQLSGGQKQRVAIARSLANDPNILVSDEATSALDPKTTDDILKLLKRLNESLGLTVVLITHEMQVIKSICQHVAVMDAGKIIERGDVASVFSNPKQALTQTFVDSSANVTEALAQIKADQSLQNLAANERLLFLKFHGQATKESLISDLTELYKLKANILFANIERIGSTSIGYLIIVLSGQSKHLADGINFLNQHGVNVKLLATAKRGEQKDVKTNIS
- a CDS encoding 5-methyltetrahydropteroyltriglutamate--homocysteine S-methyltransferase; translation: MTVAAKLKFPYRYDEVGSLLRPAKLKQARADYHAQKITQADLTQVENQEIRRIVDKQVALGLKDVTDGEFRRSWWHLDFFAGFNGAEFFEPEHGYNFHGEETRKGGIRFTGKIAYNPDHPFFAGFKYLNSIVPAGITAKQTIPSPSVFFPNKDAEVFDNYYDGDFDTFLDDEIKAYQQTVQHFYDLGCRYLQLDDTSWGMWASFSKQTLRPELVPLAKAAVKAINAIVDNKPDDLTITMHVCKGNYDSTWAGAGAYDPVADYLAQLHIDGYFLEYDDERSGGFEPLKKIADNRRDQRIVIGIVTSKRPQLEKEDFLKARIRDASQYVPLDNLCISPQCGFASTEEGNRLTEDDQWHKLALVIKTAKSVWNVE